One window of Campylobacter avium LMG 24591 genomic DNA carries:
- the serA gene encoding phosphoglycerate dehydrogenase, whose amino-acid sequence MKKIIVCDAILDIGVDILRNANDVELIEAAKIPKDKLLTMLADVDIAITRSSTDVDEKFLDAAKNLKAVVRAGVGVDNVDIAYASKKGVIVMNVPTANTIAAVELTMTHLLTSARSFVNSHNQLKQERKWDREKWYGVELKGKTLGVIGFGHIGSRVAIRAKSFGMNILVYDPYIPASKAVDLDMQYTQNLDDVLTKSDFITIHTPKTKETNAMIGEKEIAKMKDGVRLINCARGGLYVEDALYNALQSNKIAWLGIDVFSKEPATNHPLLECENISVSAHLGANTVESQTNIAIQACEQALSAAREISYPNALNLPVKTEDLPDFALPYVELVSKMAYLCSQVENKDVIKAVSLEAEGAISQHAHSMLNFAAVSALRRILGDSINYINVDFVAKDKDIDLEYKVLPTSSGYNNKLTVRILTQNSSFSISGTVFGESELRIIDLNGFRTDFKPKGKMIITKNQDIPGFIADISGILAKNHINIADFRLGRDGYGYALAVILIDEKADDKLLEQINDLEACSFAKYAEL is encoded by the coding sequence TTGAAAAAAATTATCGTTTGTGACGCGATTTTAGATATTGGCGTTGATATATTAAGAAATGCTAATGATGTTGAGTTGATTGAGGCTGCTAAAATTCCAAAAGATAAATTGCTTACGATGCTAGCAGATGTGGATATAGCTATCACTAGGAGTTCTACTGATGTTGATGAGAAATTTTTAGATGCGGCTAAGAATTTAAAAGCTGTTGTTCGTGCTGGTGTTGGCGTTGATAATGTTGATATAGCTTATGCCTCCAAAAAGGGCGTTATAGTTATGAATGTTCCAACTGCAAACACAATAGCAGCCGTTGAACTTACCATGACGCACCTTTTAACCTCTGCAAGGTCTTTTGTAAATTCACATAATCAGCTAAAACAAGAAAGAAAGTGGGATAGAGAAAAATGGTACGGGGTAGAGCTTAAGGGCAAGACCTTGGGCGTTATAGGCTTTGGGCACATAGGCTCTAGGGTGGCTATAAGAGCAAAATCCTTTGGTATGAATATTTTGGTGTACGACCCTTATATACCAGCTTCTAAGGCTGTGGATTTGGATATGCAATACACTCAAAATTTGGATGATGTGCTCACTAAAAGCGATTTTATCACCATACACACTCCAAAAACAAAAGAAACCAACGCCATGATAGGAGAAAAAGAAATAGCCAAGATGAAAGACGGAGTGAGGCTAATTAACTGTGCTAGAGGAGGGCTTTATGTGGAAGATGCCTTATACAACGCTTTGCAAAGCAATAAAATAGCTTGGCTTGGCATAGATGTTTTTTCCAAAGAACCAGCCACAAATCATCCATTGTTAGAATGCGAAAACATCTCTGTAAGTGCTCACCTTGGTGCAAATACTGTTGAAAGCCAAACAAACATAGCCATACAAGCCTGTGAACAAGCGCTAAGTGCTGCTAGGGAAATTTCATATCCAAATGCCTTGAATTTGCCGGTGAAAACAGAGGATTTGCCGGACTTTGCCTTGCCTTATGTTGAGCTTGTATCTAAGATGGCTTATCTTTGTTCGCAAGTTGAAAATAAAGATGTTATCAAGGCTGTAAGTTTGGAGGCTGAGGGAGCTATCTCTCAGCATGCGCATTCTATGCTAAATTTCGCTGCTGTTTCTGCACTTAGACGAATTTTAGGAGATAGCATAAATTATATAAATGTTGATTTTGTGGCCAAAGATAAAGATATAGACTTAGAATACAAAGTCTTACCAACAAGTAGTGGCTACAATAACAAACTAACCGTGAGAATTCTAACTCAAAATTCTAGTTTTAGTATTTCAGGAACTGTTTTTGGCGAGAGCGAGTTAAGGATTATTGATTTAAACGGCTTTAGAACTGATTTTAAGCCTAAAGGCAAGATGATTATAACTAAAAATCAAGATATACCAGGTTTCATAGCCGATATTAGTGGAATTTTGGCGAAAAACCATATCAACATAGCTGATTTTAGACTAGGTAGAGACGGCTACGGATACGCCTTGGCCGTTATACTTATAGATGAAAAGGCTGATGATAAGCTCCTTGAGCAGATTAACGACTTAGAGGCTTGTTCTTTCGCTAAGTATGCAGAGTTGTGA
- a CDS encoding molybdenum cofactor biosynthesis protein, with the protein MFKKSNTKPSIKREKIDINDYILDDRLYEFTKKIKEIAKDKDKASILAKQFSELIKADKNFKS; encoded by the coding sequence ATGTTTAAGAAAAGCAATACAAAGCCAAGCATAAAAAGAGAAAAAATCGATATAAACGACTATATCTTAGATGACAGACTGTATGAATTTACCAAAAAAATCAAAGAAATAGCAAAGGATAAGGACAAAGCCTCTATCTTGGCTAAGCAATTTAGCGAACTAATAAAAGCTGATAAGAATTTCAAGTCCTAG
- the abc-f gene encoding ribosomal protection-like ABC-F family protein: protein MSLVQVINASKKFANKTVLDNVSLSLNEGDKVAIIGKNGEGKSTLLKAIYGSLALDFGSINIKNTASIAMLTQDINFDLNLSVQEALRLYLDDIFQALKEYKSLNLELSKKENDTSLLKELQILSDFLESKEAWDIEYKIKRILQEFKLYDRANDALGSLSGGELRRLALCAILLKKPDIMLLDEPTNHLDVYMSAFLEEMLKKSKSCILFISHDRYFIDKIASACLELEQGKLSFFDGNYSLYLSKKLQILAALNKAHENMLKLLKREEEWLSRGVKARLKRNEGRKERLLKMRQELKTNPAKISQLKVELMRANNSYKERPDTNRKKMLFELKNASKNIANKVLFKDFSTRILQGERIAVVGKNGCGKSSFLKILMGELNLDTGELKRGDFKIAYFEQSKRNLDPKLSILELFCPNGGDTVNINGKNMHVYGYLKKFLFPKEFLEQKIGFLSGGEKTRLALALLFSQVYDILVLDEPTNDLDIATINILEDYLISYEGAILLVSHDRYFVDKIATKLYAFENERIEIYHTSYTQYLENELDFAELKEYVKDSSEQNFKQKNNVKLSYKENLILNQNPELIKDLESKIKDLNELLYNPQNYENVNLQESYNELQKLQDEVARLEEEYFEVLQKID, encoded by the coding sequence ATGTCCTTGGTTCAAGTTATAAATGCAAGCAAAAAATTTGCTAATAAAACAGTCTTAGATAATGTGAGTTTAAGCCTTAATGAAGGAGATAAGGTAGCTATCATAGGCAAAAATGGCGAGGGAAAATCCACGCTTTTAAAGGCTATTTATGGAAGCTTGGCCTTGGATTTTGGCTCTATCAATATAAAAAACACAGCCAGCATTGCCATGCTTACTCAGGATATAAATTTTGATTTAAATTTAAGCGTGCAGGAGGCTTTAAGGCTTTATTTAGACGATATTTTTCAAGCCTTAAAAGAATACAAAAGCCTAAATTTAGAGCTTTCAAAAAAAGAAAATGATACAAGCTTGCTAAAAGAATTGCAAATATTAAGCGACTTTTTAGAAAGCAAGGAAGCCTGGGATATAGAATACAAGATAAAAAGAATTTTGCAAGAATTTAAGCTTTATGATCGGGCAAATGACGCTTTAGGCTCTTTGAGCGGGGGCGAGCTAAGAAGACTTGCTTTGTGTGCTATCTTGCTTAAAAAGCCAGATATTATGCTGCTTGATGAGCCGACAAATCACCTAGATGTGTATATGAGTGCCTTTTTAGAAGAAATGCTTAAAAAAAGCAAATCTTGCATTCTTTTCATATCTCACGATAGGTATTTTATAGATAAAATCGCCTCTGCTTGCCTTGAGTTAGAGCAGGGCAAACTTAGCTTTTTTGATGGAAATTACAGCCTTTATCTTTCGAAAAAGCTTCAAATTTTAGCCGCTTTAAATAAGGCTCACGAAAATATGCTCAAGCTTTTAAAAAGGGAAGAAGAGTGGCTAAGCAGAGGCGTAAAAGCAAGATTAAAGAGGAATGAGGGCAGGAAAGAACGGTTATTAAAAATGCGTCAAGAGCTAAAAACTAACCCGGCTAAAATATCTCAGCTAAAAGTGGAGCTAATGAGAGCCAATAACAGTTACAAAGAAAGGCCTGATACAAACCGCAAAAAAATGCTTTTCGAGCTTAAAAACGCTTCCAAAAACATAGCAAATAAAGTGCTTTTTAAAGACTTTAGCACGAGAATTTTACAAGGAGAAAGAATAGCAGTAGTTGGTAAAAACGGCTGCGGCAAGTCAAGCTTTTTAAAAATTTTAATGGGCGAGTTGAATTTAGACACAGGAGAGCTTAAGAGGGGCGATTTTAAGATAGCGTATTTTGAGCAAAGCAAAAGAAATTTAGACCCTAAACTAAGCATACTTGAGCTTTTTTGTCCAAATGGCGGCGATACTGTTAATATCAACGGAAAAAACATGCATGTTTATGGTTATTTGAAAAAATTTTTATTTCCTAAGGAATTTTTAGAACAAAAGATAGGATTTTTAAGTGGCGGAGAAAAGACCAGACTAGCACTAGCCTTGCTTTTTTCGCAAGTTTATGACATTTTGGTGCTTGATGAACCAACAAATGACTTAGATATAGCCACTATAAATATTTTAGAAGATTATCTTATATCTTATGAAGGCGCTATCTTGCTTGTGTCTCACGATAGGTATTTTGTAGATAAAATAGCTACAAAGCTTTATGCCTTTGAAAACGAGCGTATAGAAATTTATCACACATCTTACACGCAGTATCTAGAAAATGAGCTTGATTTTGCCGAGCTAAAGGAATATGTAAAAGATAGCTCAGAGCAAAATTTCAAGCAAAAAAATAATGTAAAATTAAGCTATAAAGAAAATTTGATTTTAAATCAAAACCCAGAGCTAATTAAGGACTTAGAAAGCAAGATAAAGGACTTAAACGAGCTTTTGTATAATCCTCAAAATTATGAGAATGTAAATTTGCAAGAAAGCTATAATGAGCTTCAAAAGCTACAAGATGAAGTGGCTAGGCTAGAGGAAGAGTATTTTGAAGTCTTGCAAAAGATAGACTAG
- a CDS encoding M48 family metallopeptidase, with protein MSLIVILGLYTFALLFISFCEISFLKKEKNTQAVILSEKDYKEAIEISIENKKFSIFSNLYSFFINIAWISFGFAFLKQYFIKDNSILENTLFLLAFFVIGAFLSLPLSIYSSFFKDKKQGFSNITVKTFVLDFIKQLVLLLIIGFALLYALLYCYEFLGEYWWFYAFLIAFFVALLANVIYPIIIVPMFNKMQKIEDESLLAEISALMQKCGFSSNGIYSIDASKRDKRLNAYFGGLFKSKRVVLFDTLLKALNTKELLAVLGHELGHFVHKDILKLLALSALIYFSIFFIFAHLPLAFYEQSSLLDVNAGVFALIFILGELVVFILSPFLNALSRFNEFKADMHGAKLTSKDDMKNALICLAKENKAFVKNSKIYTFFHLSHPSISDRIKALDES; from the coding sequence ATGAGTTTGATTGTGATATTGGGACTTTATACCTTTGCTTTGCTTTTTATAAGTTTTTGCGAAATATCTTTTTTAAAAAAAGAAAAAAACACACAGGCTGTTATACTTAGCGAAAAAGACTACAAGGAAGCTATAGAAATTTCCATAGAGAATAAAAAATTTTCTATCTTTTCCAATCTTTATTCTTTTTTTATAAACATAGCTTGGATTAGCTTTGGTTTTGCCTTTTTAAAGCAGTATTTTATAAAGGATAATTCCATACTTGAAAATACCTTATTTTTGCTAGCATTTTTTGTGATAGGTGCTTTTTTATCCTTGCCTTTAAGTATATACTCAAGTTTTTTTAAGGATAAAAAACAAGGCTTTTCAAATATCACTGTTAAAACCTTTGTGCTTGATTTTATAAAACAACTTGTTTTGCTGCTTATCATAGGCTTTGCTCTGCTTTATGCTTTATTGTATTGTTATGAGTTTTTGGGCGAATATTGGTGGTTTTACGCCTTTTTGATAGCCTTTTTCGTAGCCTTGCTTGCTAATGTTATTTATCCTATCATCATAGTTCCTATGTTTAATAAAATGCAAAAGATAGAGGATGAGAGTTTGTTAGCTGAAATTTCAGCTCTTATGCAAAAATGTGGATTTTCTTCAAATGGAATTTACAGCATAGACGCAAGCAAGAGGGACAAGCGTTTAAATGCTTATTTTGGAGGCTTGTTTAAAAGCAAAAGGGTTGTGCTTTTTGATACCTTATTAAAGGCCTTAAATACTAAAGAATTATTGGCTGTTTTAGGACACGAACTTGGGCATTTCGTGCATAAAGATATACTGAAATTACTAGCTCTTTCGGCCTTGATTTATTTTTCAATCTTTTTCATCTTTGCGCACCTGCCGCTTGCTTTTTACGAGCAAAGTTCCTTGCTTGATGTGAATGCTGGAGTTTTTGCGCTTATTTTTATATTAGGAGAGCTTGTAGTCTTTATTTTGTCTCCTTTTTTAAATGCCTTAAGCAGGTTTAATGAATTTAAGGCTGATATGCACGGAGCAAAACTTACCTCAAAGGATGATATGAAAAATGCACTCATTTGCTTGGCAAAAGAAAATAAAGCCTTTGTAAAAAATAGCAAAATTTACACCTTTTTTCATCTTAGCCACCCAAGCATTAGCGATAGGATTAAAGCCTTAGATGAAAGTTAA
- a CDS encoding response regulator transcription factor, whose product MRILLVEDDSDLNELLTLRFKSLSYEVHSFLNLDCVKTCLDENEIDLLILDRNICGEDALNFVKSLREEAYNEPVIFLTAKALKRDILEGFESGCDDYVCKPFDFDELLLRMKALLKRSKRQNSKISFKNILLDIENRQCFEDNQEVKVSNLEFELLKCFFENKNVLLTRQFLSENVWLDEFTNDKSINIAITRLRNKFKVLKEQIHSIRGVGYKLC is encoded by the coding sequence ATGAGAATTTTATTAGTAGAGGATGATAGCGACTTAAATGAGCTGCTTACTTTGAGGTTTAAGTCGCTATCTTATGAGGTGCATTCTTTTTTAAATTTAGACTGCGTAAAAACTTGTCTTGATGAAAATGAGATAGATTTATTGATACTTGATAGAAATATTTGCGGCGAAGATGCCCTAAATTTCGTAAAAAGCTTAAGGGAAGAAGCTTATAACGAACCCGTGATATTTTTAACAGCAAAGGCTTTGAAAAGAGACATTTTAGAGGGTTTTGAGAGCGGTTGCGATGATTATGTGTGCAAGCCCTTTGATTTTGATGAGCTTTTGTTGCGTATGAAAGCCTTGCTTAAGCGAAGCAAAAGACAAAATTCAAAGATATCTTTTAAAAACATCCTGCTTGACATTGAAAATAGGCAGTGTTTTGAGGATAATCAAGAAGTAAAAGTCTCAAATTTAGAATTTGAATTGTTAAAGTGTTTTTTCGAGAACAAAAATGTGCTTTTAACTAGGCAGTTTTTAAGTGAAAATGTATGGCTTGATGAGTTTACAAATGATAAAAGTATAAATATTGCTATTACAAGACTTAGAAATAAATTTAAGGTCTTAAAAGAACAAATACACAGCATAAGGGGCGTTGGCTACAAGCTATGCTAG
- a CDS encoding sensor histidine kinase, with the protein MLELKFKYFFLILALFFVAFFVLNFLMLFYDNHLLFSSLSFCLLLFCLFFAFYFFYKFRAFFKNSVSFLKNIDKKNTNGLQNTVFAELNELNSALYGAKYEFAKKQKENKKQYKKINIKNMQFLNIISAISHELKNPLSVINLSLDILENEKIKNKALLDKIRKQCQKINMLSSKLNLVFNLKSKEIQRLEFDLYELCKNIIQEHNFNRVILQGQSSYVDADVFLIEQVIINLLNNALKYSKKEVILTVKDKELIVKDFGIGIAKEHIKLVSKKFYKIDSSSENSFGIGLFLVKKILLLHGSHLQISSKLGEFSEFSFRL; encoded by the coding sequence ATGCTAGAACTTAAATTTAAGTATTTTTTTCTTATCTTAGCTTTGTTTTTTGTAGCCTTTTTTGTCTTAAATTTCTTGATGTTATTTTATGATAATCACTTACTTTTTTCTTCCCTATCTTTTTGTTTGCTTTTGTTTTGTTTATTTTTTGCCTTTTACTTTTTTTATAAATTTAGGGCGTTTTTTAAAAACAGCGTTTCTTTTTTAAAAAATATAGATAAAAAAAATACAAATGGGCTGCAAAACACAGTTTTTGCAGAATTAAACGAGCTAAATAGCGCGCTTTACGGTGCCAAGTATGAATTTGCAAAAAAACAAAAGGAAAATAAAAAGCAATACAAAAAAATAAATATAAAAAACATGCAGTTTTTAAATATCATCTCAGCCATATCCCACGAGCTTAAAAATCCTTTATCTGTTATAAATTTAAGCCTTGATATCTTAGAAAATGAAAAGATTAAAAACAAGGCCTTGCTAGATAAGATAAGAAAACAATGTCAAAAAATCAATATGCTAAGCTCAAAGCTAAATTTAGTCTTTAACTTAAAGTCAAAAGAAATACAAAGGCTTGAATTTGATTTGTATGAGCTTTGCAAAAATATCATACAAGAGCATAATTTTAACAGAGTCATCTTGCAAGGTCAAAGCTCCTATGTAGATGCTGATGTGTTTTTAATAGAACAGGTGATAATAAATTTGCTAAACAATGCTTTAAAATACAGCAAAAAAGAAGTCATTTTAACGGTCAAAGATAAGGAACTTATAGTAAAAGACTTTGGCATAGGTATCGCAAAAGAGCATATAAAATTAGTTAGCAAGAAATTCTATAAGATTGATAGCAGCAGTGAAAACTCCTTCGGTATAGGTCTTTTTTTGGTTAAAAAAATTTTACTTTTGCACGGCTCACATTTGCAAATTTCAAGCAAATTAGGCGAATTTAGCGAGTTTTCATTTAGGCTTTAG
- a CDS encoding 30S ribosomal protein S1, which produces MDLEDYQEDDFQSLLEEHDNRQSKGSIIDGVIVDIREDIGEVCVDIGEKEEATLPISEIQVDGNLIFKKGDTIRVALLGNRGSKSKISYQKALRKAKIEEFINNFKDEDKENIIEVEIISKNAGGYVAIDSNGVEFFLPRSQYISIKDNKNFKQKKLKVKIIKIDKDECSIVVSRKKVSEEERKKKRELVKGIMEADKTIEGIVKKITSYGMFVDVGGIDGLVHYSEISYKGHVNPSMHYNEGDKVLVKAIGYDKDKKHLSLSIKAAMPDPWNEIKDGLEVGDTIKVTVSNIEPYGAFVDLGNDIEGFLHISEISWDKNIKHPKDYINKGDDINVEVIEIDAEQKRLRVSLRNLLLKPFDEFLKTYKVGDVVKGLVTSITNFGAFVKIASIEALLHNDDCSWERETKCKDLYKVGDELEVKIIKIDPQNQKVSLSVKELVQSPIHSYSKKHKNGDIVKGKIKDIKDFGVFVELDENVDALIHKDDISSKDLENLKVGDEIEAAISLIDEKKNRIRLSVRNLNKIKEREVLNEINNTEKITLGDIIKEQLS; this is translated from the coding sequence ATGGATTTAGAAGATTATCAAGAAGACGATTTTCAGTCTTTGCTTGAAGAGCATGATAACAGACAAAGTAAGGGCTCGATTATAGACGGTGTCATTGTTGATATAAGAGAGGACATAGGCGAAGTTTGCGTAGATATAGGGGAAAAAGAGGAGGCTACCTTACCTATAAGTGAAATACAAGTTGATGGAAATCTTATCTTTAAAAAAGGGGATACGATAAGAGTGGCCTTGCTTGGAAACAGAGGCTCTAAGTCAAAAATTTCTTACCAAAAAGCTTTAAGAAAGGCTAAGATAGAGGAATTTATAAATAACTTTAAAGATGAAGATAAAGAAAATATAATAGAAGTTGAGATAATCTCAAAAAATGCCGGCGGCTATGTGGCTATAGATTCTAACGGTGTTGAATTTTTTCTACCTCGCTCACAGTATATAAGCATAAAAGATAATAAAAACTTCAAGCAAAAAAAATTAAAAGTTAAGATTATAAAGATAGATAAAGATGAATGCAGCATAGTTGTTTCGCGAAAGAAAGTTTCAGAAGAGGAAAGAAAAAAGAAAAGAGAATTAGTAAAAGGCATAATGGAAGCTGATAAGACCATAGAAGGAATAGTAAAGAAAATAACCTCTTATGGTATGTTTGTAGATGTTGGCGGAATAGATGGCTTGGTTCATTATAGTGAAATTTCATACAAAGGCCATGTAAATCCTAGCATGCACTACAACGAAGGCGATAAAGTCCTAGTTAAAGCCATAGGTTATGATAAAGACAAAAAACATCTTTCATTGTCCATAAAGGCTGCTATGCCAGATCCTTGGAATGAGATAAAAGATGGCTTGGAAGTGGGCGATACTATCAAAGTTACTGTTTCTAATATCGAACCTTACGGAGCCTTTGTTGACCTTGGTAACGACATAGAAGGCTTTTTGCATATAAGTGAAATTTCTTGGGATAAAAATATCAAGCACCCAAAAGATTATATAAACAAGGGTGATGATATAAATGTAGAGGTTATAGAAATAGACGCTGAGCAAAAAAGGCTTAGAGTTTCTTTGAGGAATTTACTGCTAAAACCTTTTGATGAGTTTTTAAAGACTTATAAGGTTGGAGATGTTGTAAAAGGTCTTGTTACTTCTATTACAAATTTTGGCGCTTTTGTTAAAATCGCAAGTATAGAAGCCTTGCTACACAATGATGATTGCTCTTGGGAGAGGGAAACAAAATGCAAGGATTTATACAAGGTTGGCGATGAGCTTGAGGTAAAGATTATCAAGATAGACCCGCAAAATCAAAAGGTATCTCTAAGTGTGAAAGAGCTAGTGCAAAGCCCTATACACTCTTATTCGAAAAAGCATAAGAACGGAGATATAGTTAAGGGCAAGATAAAAGATATAAAAGATTTTGGCGTATTTGTTGAATTGGATGAAAATGTGGATGCGCTCATACATAAAGATGACATAAGCTCTAAAGATCTTGAAAATTTAAAAGTTGGTGATGAGATAGAAGCTGCCATATCTTTGATAGATGAAAAGAAAAATCGTATAAGACTTAGTGTTAGAAATTTGAATAAAATCAAAGAAAGAGAAGTTTTAAACGAGATTAACAATACAGAAAAGATAACTTTGGGAGACATCATAAAAGAACAACTGTCTTAG